A region from the Flavobacteriales bacterium genome encodes:
- a CDS encoding ATP-binding cassette domain-containing protein has translation MDIRINNLSRSYGAQKAVDDISFTVRTGEVLGFLGPNGAGKTTTMKMICGLVAADQGNIEVGGRDVVKNAGEVRKHIGYLPENNPLYVEMPVLDLLHFTAKVQGVPKDQRIARVSAMVEACGLGPERHKRVEELSKGYRQRVGLAQAMVHDPAVLILDEPTTGLDPNQIVEIRELIKEVGKAKTVIFSTHILPEVEATCDRILIINKGRIVADGDPRSLRQRSEGRHVLRVRIPVADPAYVSPILSGLPGVEHVEAIGEGVFILQSGSADTAAEVYQLCSRSGWLLTELSPMEARLEEVFRNLTLN, from the coding sequence ATGGACATCCGCATCAACAACCTGAGCCGCAGCTACGGAGCGCAGAAAGCCGTGGACGACATCTCGTTCACGGTGCGCACCGGCGAAGTGCTCGGCTTCCTGGGCCCCAATGGCGCCGGCAAGACCACCACCATGAAGATGATCTGCGGCCTCGTGGCCGCCGACCAAGGGAACATTGAAGTGGGCGGTCGCGACGTGGTGAAGAACGCGGGGGAAGTGCGCAAGCACATCGGCTACCTGCCGGAGAACAACCCGCTCTATGTGGAGATGCCCGTGCTCGACCTGCTGCACTTCACCGCCAAGGTGCAGGGCGTGCCCAAGGACCAACGCATCGCGCGTGTGAGCGCCATGGTGGAGGCCTGCGGACTTGGGCCCGAACGACACAAGCGCGTGGAAGAACTGAGCAAAGGCTACCGCCAGCGCGTGGGCCTTGCGCAAGCCATGGTGCACGACCCGGCCGTACTCATCCTCGATGAACCCACCACCGGCCTGGACCCGAACCAGATCGTGGAGATCCGCGAACTCATCAAAGAGGTGGGCAAGGCCAAGACCGTCATCTTCAGCACGCACATCCTGCCGGAAGTCGAGGCCACCTGCGACCGCATCCTCATCATCAACAAAGGACGCATCGTTGCCGACGGCGACCCGCGCTCGCTGCGGCAGCGTTCCGAGGGGCGGCATGTCCTGCGCGTCCGCATTCCTGTGGCGGATCCCGCGTACGTCTCCCCCATCCTCTCCGGATTGCCCGGTGTAGAACACGTGGAGGCTATAGGCGAAGGCGTTTTCATCCTCCAGAGCGGCAGTGCGGACACAGCTGCCGAGGTCTATCAGCTCTGCTCGCGCAGCGGATGGCTGCTCACCGAACTGAGCCCCATGGAAGCACGCTTGGAGGAAGTCTTCCGAAACCTCACGCTCAACTGA
- a CDS encoding alpha/beta hydrolase, with translation MTAFFLSAMGLLALAYVGVCLFYWVAQERFIFIRFRLPQDFRFKFRAGHPPHEERWLRPGPDVVLHALYFKAPQPKGVVLYFHGNTGSLRRWGRRANRFTQLGYDVLMPDPRGYGKSRGRLSEPALHADAQAWYDELRKDWSQERTVLYGRSLGGGLATPLAAANRPKALILETPFANLRDVALHYSVLLPYRLLLRYPFRNDRAVEGVQCPVLIMHGRRDNVVPYTSALKLYAAVPATVHREMVAFPRGHHSDLARFPDYQAKLREWLGK, from the coding sequence GTGACCGCCTTCTTTCTCAGTGCAATGGGCCTGCTCGCGTTGGCGTACGTGGGCGTGTGCCTGTTCTATTGGGTGGCGCAGGAGCGCTTCATCTTCATCCGGTTCCGGTTGCCGCAGGATTTCCGGTTCAAGTTCCGCGCAGGGCATCCGCCACATGAGGAGCGGTGGTTGCGGCCGGGGCCGGACGTGGTGCTGCATGCGTTGTACTTCAAAGCGCCACAACCGAAAGGCGTGGTGCTCTACTTCCACGGCAACACGGGCAGCTTGCGGCGCTGGGGGCGCCGGGCGAACCGCTTCACGCAATTGGGCTACGATGTGCTGATGCCCGACCCGCGTGGCTACGGCAAGAGCCGTGGCCGACTGAGCGAACCGGCCCTGCACGCCGACGCACAGGCGTGGTATGATGAGTTGCGGAAGGACTGGTCGCAGGAGCGCACGGTGTTGTACGGCCGATCGCTCGGCGGCGGACTGGCAACGCCCTTGGCGGCGGCCAACAGGCCCAAAGCCCTCATTCTCGAAACGCCTTTCGCGAACCTGCGCGATGTGGCCTTGCATTACAGCGTGTTGCTGCCGTACCGTCTGTTGCTGCGCTATCCGTTCCGCAACGACAGGGCGGTGGAGGGCGTGCAATGCCCAGTGCTCATCATGCACGGCCGCCGCGACAATGTGGTGCCGTACACCAGCGCATTGAAGCTGTACGCCGCCGTGCCTGCCACGGTGCACCGCGAGATGGTGGCCTTCCCGCGTGGCCACCACAGCGATCTGGCACGTTTCCCGGACTATCAGGCGAAGTTGAGGGAGTGGTTGGGGAAGTGA